The sequence CGCCGTGACCGGCACATCGAGCCAGACCAGCACGGCATACAGGCACAGCATGATGAGCACTGAGAGATTTTCATTGAAATTCTGCACGGCGATCGAGTGACCCGCCGACAGCAGCACGTGGCCGCGATGCTGGAGCAGCGCATTCATCGGTACGACGAAAAACCCCGACAGGCCGCCGACGATCATCAGGAAGATATACGCAACGATCAAATAGCCCGGCACATGCAGGTGGCCGAAATAGATGCCCCAATGTCTGGGGAACAGATCGCGTGTGTAGAAGGCCATCAGCATCACGGCAATGCCCATCATGATGCCGACCGGAAGTACCGACAACGACTTCTTCAACGGCACGCGCGAGGCGGCGAAGATCGCTCCCGCCGCCACGCCCACTGCCACCACCGCTTGCAGAATCGCGGCTTCCGAAAGCGACATGTTCAGCGACACCTCGGCCCACTTCAGCACGATGAATTGCAGCGTCGCGCCGGCGCCCCAAAAAAGCGTGGTGACGGCGAGCGAGATCTGGCCGAGCTTGTCACGCCACAGCACGAGAAAGCAGTCGGCGAAATCGGTGATCAGCTTGATCGGGCCGCGCTCCTGTTTTGGATAGCGCGCGCCGGTGTCGGGAATGCGCAGATTGAACAGCGCCGCGATCACGTAAATGGCCATGATCACCAGCATCGCCGCTTCAGCGGGCGTGTTGACCGTGGGGATGTGGTGTCTGAGGATCGGTGCGGCGATGTGCGGGCTGATGAGCGCGCCGCCGAGCACGGTGCCGAGAATGATCGAACCGACCGTCGTGCCTTCGATCCAGCCGTTCGCGGCGACCAGCCGGTCAGGCGGCAGCAACTCGGTGAGAATGCCGTACTTGGCCGGCGAGTAGGCCGCTGCGCCAAAGCCGACGATGCCATAGGCGAGCAACGGATGCGCACCCACCAGCATCGTGATGCAACCGACTACTTTGATGGTGTTGGTGACGAACATCACCTGTCCCTTTGGACGGGAGTCGGCGAAGGCACCCACGAAGGCGGCCAGAACGACGTACGACAGCACAAAGAACAACTTGAGCAGCGGCGTCATCCAGTTCGGGGCGTGAAGATCTTTCAGCAGTGCAATAGCAGCGATCAGAAGCGCATTGTCGGCCAGCGACGAAAAAAACTGCGCGGC comes from Burkholderia sp. GAS332 and encodes:
- a CDS encoding Major Facilitator Superfamily protein: MKKGFYTIMAAQFFSSLADNALLIAAIALLKDLHAPNWMTPLLKLFFVLSYVVLAAFVGAFADSRPKGQVMFVTNTIKVVGCITMLVGAHPLLAYGIVGFGAAAYSPAKYGILTELLPPDRLVAANGWIEGTTVGSIILGTVLGGALISPHIAAPILRHHIPTVNTPAEAAMLVIMAIYVIAALFNLRIPDTGARYPKQERGPIKLITDFADCFLVLWRDKLGQISLAVTTLFWGAGATLQFIVLKWAEVSLNMSLSEAAILQAVVAVGVAAGAIFAASRVPLKKSLSVLPVGIMMGIAVMLMAFYTRDLFPRHWGIYFGHLHVPGYLIVAYIFLMIVGGLSGFFVVPMNALLQHRGHVLLSAGHSIAVQNFNENLSVLIMLCLYAVLVWLDVPVTAVIVLFGTFVCLMMWLVMRRHQANQRAFDSVALIGEVKH